GGAAACCTTCATCATAAAAGAGTCTCGTTTGCTGACCATTTTTAGTCCTATATTTAACTCCGAACTTTCCATTTATATTGTACTTAGCAATAATTTGTTTAACTGATTTCCTATATTTTCGTGCGTATGTTTTGAACATACTGTACTTCATGAAATATAGAAAATGGTGCAAAGTGCTTACATTATTGGCAAGTTTGTAATATTCATATAGTCCTTTAATTTCCGCATTATAAATGCTCAGAATTTCGAGATCATCATAACTAATTAAATATGTTCTATGAATTGGCTTCCATTTATTATCCCTTGAAAATTTAATAGCCCTAAGTTCTTTTAGTTTTTCCACCCAAGCCTCGCGAGGTACATAAAGGTGACATTTATAGCTGTTTCCTCGTGTCTTCGCCCCATCTTTTCGCTTCTTTAGCTGTTGAGATCGTACAACTACAATGTCGTAGCCTAGAAACCTAGCTTTCTTATGACTGTGTGTGATTAATGTCTTTTCTTGTAATAGTTCTAGGTTTAGCTTTTGCGAGATAAAGACCGTAAGGTCTTTTTTAACTCTTATTGCATCTTCTTTACTTCCTATGATTCCAATGATGAAATCATCTGCGTAGCGGACATATTGTAGGCGTTTGAAATTTTCATCCATAGGGTCGAAGTAAGGGTGTTTATACATATCTTTTTCTAATTTTTTATATTGCTTAATAAGAGGTTTCTTTTCTTCTTCAGATAATTGATGCCAAACAGGTTTGTACTTATCTTTGAATCTTCTTGCACGTTTTTGATATTTGATATATGCCTTTGTCGTTCTACGTTTCGTATCTTTTTCAAATTGATTCTTGTACTCTTCAATATATTGATCCAGTTCATTAAGATAAATATTTGCTAAGATTGGGCTAATAATTCCACCTTGAGGTGTACCACTATAGGTTCGGTGATATGCCCAGTTCTCTACGTAGCCCGCCTTTAGAAATTTCCATATTAGACGTATGAATCTTTCATCCTTTATTGTCTTACGAAGAATTCCAATTAAAATGTGGTGATCTATATTATCAAAAAAACCTTTTATATCTCCTTCTATGAACCATCGAACCCCATTAAATCGTTCTTTACACTGGACTAGTGCTGTATGGCAACTAAAGTGGGGTCTAAATCCATGTGAATTTTTTGAGAATCGTTGTTCAAATATCGATTCAAGAATTTTCCTTACTACCTCTTGGACTAACTTATCATCGAATGAAGGAATACCTAACGGTCTTCTTCCACCTCTCTTTTTAGGGATAAAAGTTCTTTTCACGGGATTAGGTTGATAGCTTTCATCTTTTAATTTTTCAATGACTTTTTCGATTCTATTTAAACTCATTCCA
This sequence is a window from Bacillus pseudomycoides DSM 12442. Protein-coding genes within it:
- a CDS encoding reverse transcriptase domain-containing protein — translated: MRNPNVILDNLARKAKDQDYTFERVYRNLYNPMFYMAAYNKIYANPGNMTKGVDGFTIDGMSLNRIEKVIEKLKDESYQPNPVKRTFIPKKRGGRRPLGIPSFDDKLVQEVVRKILESIFEQRFSKNSHGFRPHFSCHTALVQCKERFNGVRWFIEGDIKGFFDNIDHHILIGILRKTIKDERFIRLIWKFLKAGYVENWAYHRTYSGTPQGGIISPILANIYLNELDQYIEEYKNQFEKDTKRRTTKAYIKYQKRARRFKDKYKPVWHQLSEEEKKPLIKQYKKLEKDMYKHPYFDPMDENFKRLQYVRYADDFIIGIIGSKEDAIRVKKDLTVFISQKLNLELLQEKTLITHSHKKARFLGYDIVVVRSQQLKKRKDGAKTRGNSYKCHLYVPREAWVEKLKELRAIKFSRDNKWKPIHRTYLISYDDLEILSIYNAEIKGLYEYYKLANNVSTLHHFLYFMKYSMFKTYARKYRKSVKQIIAKYNINGKFGVKYRTKNGQQTRLFYDEGFHKLKTKEKSYFFNDNQPPKFYFDARNSLIKKLASFKCGYCGIENVPIEMHHVRKLKDLKGKKRWEQHMIARKRKTIPLCISCHDRLHAGKLD